In Lysobacter sp. FW306-1B-D06B, the sequence ATCCTGGCGGCGATGCTGGTGCACAGCCGGATTCCGTTGCTGCGCCACCCCCTGCTGGTGCGCTTCGGGCTGCTGATCTCCTGCGCCGCGTTCTACTACTACGTCACCCATGAAATCGTCATCTGAGGACGCGCACCACGCATGACCTCGCCACTGAAGCTTGCCGTCGCACTCACCTATCCGCCCGCGCTGACCCTGCTGATGCTGTGCATCGCGGTCGTGTTGCTGCTGTTGCGGCGCACGCGATCGGGGATCGCCACGGCGGCGCTCGCCGTCGCATGGTCGGGCCTGCTCGCCGTGCCGACCGTGTCGGACTGGGTGCGCGAGCGCATCGAACGGCACTATCCGCCGGTGGAAGAAGCGACGCTTCCGTCGGCCGACGCCATCGTGGTGCTCGGCGGTGCGATGCACTTCTATTGGCTCGAACGCGAGCACGTCACGCCGTACGAACTGGAGAACAGCCGCCTGGCCGCCGGTGCGCGCGCGTGGCTGGCGCGCAAGGCACCGGTAATCGTGCTGTCGGGCGGCGGCGACAACGGCGGCAACAACAGCGAGGCGCGGTTGATGGCCGGTGCGATCCAGCGACTGGGCGTGCCCGCCGATGCGCTCATGCTGGAGCGCGAGAGCCGCAACACCCGCGACAACGCACGCTACACGGCCGCGCTTGCGCAACGGCACGGTTTCCATCGCGTACTGCTGGTCACCTCATCGCTGCACATGCCGCGCGCGGTGATCGAGTTCCGCAAGGCCGGCCTGGACATCGTGCCGGTCGCCGTACCCGAACGCGCCAAACGCGATACGTGGACGCAGCGCTGGGTCCCGTCGCGACGCGCGTTGTGGCGCAGCGGACGCGCAATCAAAGAGTGCGCGGCCATCGTCATGGCGCGTCTACACAGCTGAATGTCGCCCGCATTCTTCACGTTCGCGTTCGCATCACTGAATCCTGCCCGACCGCAGGACGCGTTCCTCACGCCGCATGTGCGATTCGCGTTTTACGCTGCAAAGCGAATACGAAGACTCACATGCAGCAACATCGCAGCGTTGCACGAGGCTCGCTGCGCGCATCGTCAATCCGGCACGTCGACCAGGGACGCGTGACGCCGGGCATCGGCCGATGCCCCGCCAACGACCACGAGGATCATGCATTGAAGACGTTCATTCTTGTCTGTACGGTCGCCGCGGCCACGCTCGCCACGACGGCCTGCGTTCCCGGCCAGCAGATGACGCGAAGTGGCGGCGGTGGAGAAGGCGGCAGTGACGTCCGCATGGTGACGATCACGCAGGAAACCGTGGCGCAGCGGCCCGTGGCCGCGGTGCTTCCGCAGGAGCTGACGAACTACAAGGGCGAGGGTTACCGCATCCAGCCCGGCGACACGCTGATCGTCACGGTATGGGATCACCCTGAACTCACCACGCCGGCGGGCAACCAGCAGCAGGCGGTGACCAACGGCCGCCTGGTGCAGCCCGATGGCACGTTCTATTTCCCGTATGCCGGCAAGATCAACGTCACCGGCATGAGCATCGAGGACCTGCGCAGCACGCTGAGCACGCGCTTGGCGAAGTACATCCAGAATCCGCAGCTCGACGTCAACGTGGTGGGCTTCGGAAGTCGCGTCGCGCTGCAGGGCGCGTTCGAAGACACCACGCCGCAGGAAGTGACCACCGTTCCGCTCACGCTGTCGCAGGCGATCGGCCGTGGCCGCATCGATGTGGAGCAGGCGGATCTGGCCGGTTTCGTGCTCACGCGTGATGGGCGCAACTATCCGCTCGACCTCGACGCGCTCAACCGCGATGGCAAGGTCGCCGCCGACATCTTCCTCAAGCCCGGTGATCGCCTGTTCCTGCCCTTCAACGATCGCAAGGAAGTCTATGTGGTCGGCGAAGTGCTGCGTCCGCAGGCGCTCACCTTCAAGACCACTTACATGACGCTGACGCAGGCGCTGGGTCGTTCGGGCGGACTCAACCCGGTGACCTCCAAGGGCGAGGCGGTGTACGTGATCCGCGGCATCGAAGAGATGCAGCAGATACCGGCCACGGTGTACCAGCTCGATGCCAAGTCGCCGGCGGCCTTCGCATTGGGCGACAAGTTCCAGCTCAAGCCTGGCGATGTCGTCTGGGTCGGCCCGGCCGGCGTCACGCGCTGGAACCGCTTCCTGTCACAGCTGCTGCCGCTGTCGGCCATCGTGAGCAACGCCGCGGCCGCGCAGTACGACATGACGCGTTGACGCGGGGTCGGGAGGGACCGCGCGCACCGGCGCCGGCGACCGCAGGGTCGCCGGCGTCGACTTGTCCGCACCGGGCATGTCGATTCGCGATGCGGCCGATCGTCGTGGATGATGAGGCACCTGGCCTCGTCTCCGGTGAATCCCATGCTGACGCTGTATGCCCACCCGTTCTCGTCGTATTCGCAGAAGGCGCTCACGGCGCTCTACGAGAACGGCATCGCCTTCCAATGGAAGATGCTGGAATCGCCCGACTGCGAGGCGTGGCGTGAACTCACGGCGATGTGGCCGGTGCAACGCTTTCCGGTGCTCGTCGATGAGGGCCGTGTGATCCCGGAGGCGAGCTGCATCATCGAGTACCTGCATCTGCGCCATCGCGGGCCGGTGCCGCTGATTCCGGACGATCCGGACGAAGCGCTGGACGTTCGCACCATGGACCGCTTCTTCGACAATTACATTTCCACGCCGCAGCAGAAGATCGTGTTCGATGCGATCCGCGTGCCGCAGGATCGCGACCCTTACGGCGTGGCCGAAGCGCGCACCATGCTGGAACAGGCCTACGCGTGGCTGGACGAGGTGATGCGCGGGCGCGAATGGGCGGCGGGCGATCGCTTCAGTCTGGCCGATTGCGGTGCCGGGCCGTTCCTGTTCTACGCGGACTGGACGCACCGCATCGACGCGCGCTTCGCCAACGTGCATGCGTACCGCGCGCGGCTGCTGGAACGACCGGCCTTCGCGCGCGCGGTGGACGAAGCCCGTCCGTACCGCAGCTTCTTCCCGTTGGGCGCACCGGACCGCGACTAGGCCCATGGTCACTTCCGGGCCGGGGCGGCGTGCTGCGATGATGCCTGCCGACTCCGACGCGGGTGCCGCATGATCCTCCTCGCCGTCCTGCTCACACTGCTGATTCCACCGGCACTGCTGGCCGTGGCGGGATGGTGCGCGGGCGCTCGGAGGGATGCCGTCGCGATGCGCTCGTCTCCTTGGGACTGGAACGCGGTGGCGATCTCCTCGCTGCTCTACGCACTCGCGTTCAACCTCACGTTCTTCATCCAGGAGCTGTTCCTGGTCGTGCCCAAGGCCCTCACGCCCGGCCTGCGGCCGACGCTCTTCCACAACAACCACCGCTGGCTCGGCGAGAACGACCTCGCCAGCCTGTTCCAGGGCACGGGCGCATTGGCGACGGCGCTGGTCGGGCTGGTTTGCCTGGTCGTGCTGCGTGCAGGCTCCCCGCGTCCGGGCGCGTGGCGGCTGTTCGTGATCTGGATGGCCTACTGCGGCCTGCTGATGGCGTTGCCGCAGGTGGTCATCGGCGCGATGAGCCCGGCCAGCGACGTGGGCATGGCGATGACGTGGCTGGGGTTGTCCTCCGCGACGAAGCGCATCGCCGCGCTGCTGGCGCTGGTCGCCATCGCCGCCGTCGCGCTGGCCCTGTTGCGACCGGCGCTGGAATTGGCCCACGCCGATGGCGTGGCCACGGCGCGTGCGCGCACGCGTTTCATCGCGCAGACCATCGCGCTGCCGATGCTGATCGGTACGGCGCTGGTGATCCCGTTCCGCGTGCCGCGCGAGATGATCGAAGTGGTGCTGCTACCGGTGCTGGTGGGGCTTCCTGGCGCGCTGTGGATGCTGGCCGGTGCGTGGCGCGTGCGCGACGTCCACGGCGCGGGCGTGCGCCTGGGTTCGTTCGTGCTGCCGTTGCTGGCGGCGGTCGTGTTGCTGCTGGTGTTCCAGTTGCTGCTGCGACCGGGCGTGGCGTTCTATTGAACGCGGGCCGCCTTACTTGCGCACGTTGACGACGACGGCATCGCCGTCGCTCATCAACTCCACCGTCGCGGCACCGGCAAGCGCCGCCTCGCGTTCCTGCGCGGTGAGCACCTGGTGCTTGCCCTCGACGAGGAACACCGGCGGGTGCGAGGCATTGAGCGCCAGGTTCTGGGTCTTGGCGTAATCGAGAATGAGCGAGCTCACCGAATCGATGCCGCGCTCGCCGAGCGAGGCCGCGTCGTAGGTGGCGCGATGGGCGAGTTCGCCGGCGGAAACCGCGCCAGCCAGCAACAGACACGATGCGAGGGCGATACGGCGCATGACCACTCCCTTGATGGACGGACCGGACGCTTGGACGGGCCGGCAGTCCCCACCGCCGGCGCGCCCCATTAGACGGGAGCACCCCGGCCTGGGCAAGCGCGCGATGCGCGCAGACGTGACGCGGCTCACGCCTGGCGCCGATGTTGACGCCACGAACGTCACGGGCGGCGCGCTCGCCGTCGCTGGGATGACGGTGTGGGGCGCGGAATGCGTGAGGGCCTGGGGCCCGGCCTTCGCCGGGATGACGGGACACACGGCGGAAGCGGTGTGCCCTGCCCTCACCCCTCTCCCGCGTGCGGGAGAGGGGCTTCAAGCGTGTAGCGACTGCCAAAGGCCTACTCGGCCGGGCTTTCCTCGAACCGCTCGCGCAGCTTCACCGGCTCCGACTTGTGCGCTTCGCGCTTGCGGATCCACAGGTTGATCATCTCGACGAAGACCGAGAAGGCCATCGCCACGTAGACGTAACCCTTGTTGATGTGCTGGCCGAAGCCGTCGGCGATCAGCACCAGGCCGATCATGATCAGGAAGCTCAGTGCGAGGATCTTGACCGTCGGGTGGCGCTCGACGAAATCGCCGATCGGTTTGGCGAACATCAGCATGAACACGATCGAGATCAGGATCGCGGCGACCATCACCCAGCGATCGTCGACCATGCCCACGGCGGTGATGATCGAATCCAGCGAGAACACGATGTCCAGCACCATGATCTGCGCGATCACACTGGTGAAGCTGACGCCCACCACCTTGCCGGCGGTGACCGTTTCGCTGGCGCCTTCGAGTTTCTGGTGGATCTCGTGCGTGGCTTTGCCGATCAGGAACAGACCGCCGCCGATGAGGATCAGGTCGCGCCAGGAGAATTCGTTGCCCAGCACCGTGAACAACGGCGCCGTCAGACCCACGATCCAGGCGATGGTGAGCAACAGGCCCAGGCGGGTCACCGCGGCCAATGTGATGCCGATGCGGCGCGCCTTGTCGCGCTGATGCGCCGGGAGTTTTCCGGCAAGGATGGAGATGAAGATGATGTTGTCGATGCCGAGCACGAGCTCGAGCGCCGTCAACGTGGCCAGTGCGATCCAGATTTCGGGATTGAGGAATATGTCCATCGGATGGGTTCTAGGCGGTGGGCGGGATTCCGTGGCCCACGCGCGCTCGCATCCGTAGAAAACCCTGGACGCACCTTCGCCGTGGCACGGCGAAGGTCTTGCTCACAGGCCGCGCGGCCTGCTGCTGCACCGGATGAATTCCCTGGCGGGAACCCTCGTAATGACGGCGACAGCACGTGGAGCTACTCCCCTTCTGCTGCGATCCTAGCACGCCGCCGGAGCGGTTCCGGCAACGGCGTGTTCAGGCGTGGCCGGCGCTGAGCCGGCGCAATCGCAGCTGATGTTCGGCGCGGTCGGCCCGCGTCGGCTTGCGTGTGTCCTCGCGCCACGGCAGGCGGACCACCCGTGGAACGCGGGGTCGGGGCGACGTCGTCGCTCCGTGGATGGGCGGCTTGCGGGTGGCCATGGGGGAGGAACCTGTCGTTCGGGCGATCAGCATCACCGGCAAGGAGTTAAGCCGCAGCGAAGCAATCATTCGCCACGCCCTCACCCGACCTCACCGGACCTGATGCCGTCATAACCGGATGTCATGACTGATGGATGACAACGGTTCGCGGCGCGAGATCGGCATGGCGATCGTGCAGTGCACGCCTTCGTCGGTGAGGGTGTAGGTGGTGCGCGCGCCGAACTGGTACGGCAGCGCGCGCTCGATCAGTTCGCGGCCGGCACCGCCGCCCGGCGCGGGCTCGCCGCTGCCGATCGCCACGCCGGTCTCGCGCCAGTCCACGTGCAGCCAGGGTCGACCGTCCTCGGGTTCCACGCGCCAGCGGATGCGCAGCCGCCCGCGCGGATCGCGCAGCGCGCCGTACTTCACGGCGTTGGTGATCAGCTCGTGGATCGCCAGGGCCAACGGCTGCACGGTGGAGGAACGCAAGGAAACGTCGGCCGGCCCCTCCAGGTCGAAGCGCACCCCGCCCTCGTCCAGGTGCGCGGCCAGTTCCATGCGCAGCAACTCGTCGAAGCTCACGCGCTGGCCTTCCTTCAACCGCGAAAGCAGGCCCTGCACGCGCGCCAGCGAGTCCAGGCGCTCGCTGAATGCGGCGGCGAAGTGGCGCATGTTGGGACTTTCGCGCAGGGTGCGGTCGGAAATGGCGCGCACCACCGCGATCAGGTTGCGCGTGCGGTGCTGCAGTTCAGCCACCAGCACGCGCTGGGCTTCCTCGAACTCGCGACGCAGGGTCGTGTCGAGCATGGAGCCGATCATGCGCACCGGCGCGCCCGAGGCGTCGTAGAAGAAGCGCCCGCGCGCGTTGGCCCAGTGAACGGAACCGTCCGGGTGCAGGAAACGCACCTCCCGCGCGTACTCGCCACCGGTCTGCATCGCGTGCACCACGGCCGACTCGGCGGCCTCGCGGTCGTCGGGGTGGACGCGGGCGATCCACGCCTCGTAACTGGGCACCACTTCGCCCGGTGCATAGCCCTCGATGCGGTAGTGCTCGTCCGACCAGGCGACCTCGCCCGTGGTCAGGTTCCAGTCCCAGGTCGCCAGGCGCCCGACTTCGATCGCACTGCGCAGGCGTTCCTCGCTCTCGCGCAACCGCGCCTGGGCCCGCTTCAGCAACGTCGCATCCTGGGCGATGCCGCCGGTGCGGTTGATCCGGCACGCGATATCGCGCATGGGGAACTCGGTGCTGTGGATCCAGAGCAGCTCGCCGGTCTCGCCATGCACCATGCGGAACTCGTGTTCCACGCGCTCGCCCTGCTGCACGCGGGCCATGGCGCGGCGCACGGCCTCGTGGTCGTCCGGATGCACCAGGGCGATCCACGATTCGAAGCCCGCGCCGACCAGGTCCACGCAGCCGCGGCCACAGGTGGTCTCGAACGACGGGCTCAGGTACTCCATCTCCAGCGAGGTGGCGTCGCGGATCCACAGCACGCTCGAGGAGGCCTGGCCGAACTGGCTGAAGCGCTCCTCGCTGTCGCGCAGGGCCTTTTCGGCGTCGCGGCGCGGCTGGATGTCCTGGAAGAGGATGCCCACCTGCTTCTTCCGGCTCTTGAGCCGGAACACGCGGTAGTGGAAATGACGGCGCGTGCGGGGCGAGGGCCCTTCCAGCGTGCGCTCGCCGCCGTTGCGCACCACTTCGTCGACGATGTGCAGCCACTCGCGGCCGAAGTCCGGCGCGACCTCGCACAGCCGTTTGCCGGCGATGTCGCGGCCGACATAGCGGCGCGCCATCGGGTTCTCCTGCAGGAACATCAGGTCGACCACGCGACCGTCGGCATCGGTCACCGCTTCGCCGATGTAGAACGCTTCGCCCATGCTGTCGAACAGGTCGCGGAAGCGGCGTTCGCTGTCGTGCAGCGCCGAGGCCGCGCGCACCAGCCGCGCCTGCAGCAACAATGCATGGCGCAGCAGCAGCGCCACCACGAACAGCGCGCCGGCCAGCCCGTAAACACGGCCGATGTAGAACCCGAGTTGGTAGCGCGCGGTGATCATCATGCCGCTCAGGGCCAGTTCGATCACCGCCGCCACCAGCGCCACGCACAGCCACACGTCGAGCAAGCGGCGCAGCCGCGTACGCCAGACCAGCACGAGCAGCGCGGCCAGGTGCACCGCCCAGACCAGGCCGCCGATCCAGCGCGTCGAGGGCGGCCGGTAGTAGGCGCTGGTCAGCAGTTCCGGCAGCACCGGATCCAGACGCACCAGCGCCAGCGCCAGCACCGCGACCAGCGCCACCGTCGCCGGATAGGCCGCGCGCTCCAGGAGCGATGCGCCCGTGGCCGGTGGCCGCCGGGCATCCAGCGCGTAGGCGGTGACGAATAGCGGTGCAATGCCGTGCCAGAGGATCCACGACCACGCGGTCGTCTGCACACCGCCGAACAGGCTGCCACTGACGAACGCATCGGGAAACGTCAGTCCGTGCAGCAGCGCGAACAGCGCACTGAACAGGTAGCCGCAGGCCAGCCACAGGAACCCGCGTTCGTGCAGGTCGCGGTACTGGGCGTGGAGGATGATCGCGGTGATCGCGGCCAGCACCAGCACCGCCGCGTCGTAGGCGGGCACGAAGGCCGGCACCGCCGGCAGCGTCCGATCCGCGAACGGGCCGGTCGCGATGAAGGCCAGCAGCAGCACTCCGACCACCCACGCGGCGCGACGCCGGTCCACGCGCTCGGCGAGCGCCAGGCCGAGGAAGCCGGGTCCCTGCGCGCCTTCGGTCCCGCTGGCGATGGCCCGCGGGGAGTGGACGGTGTGGGCAGTAGCGGATCGCATCGCTCCATTCCACTCCGGCGGGGTCGGTGCGACGTGAATCCGCCGTGCACCGTCTCGCCCCGTTAACTTTCCCCAACCAACAATGAAGCCAGCCACGCGGGAGCGACCGCATGTCGAGCGATGGCCTCAATGGCCTCCATCTGCTGGTGGTGGAGGACGACTACCTCCTGGCCTCGGGCCTGCAGGAGGCATTGGAACTGGAGGGCGCCACCGTCGTCGGTCCCTGCCCCGACGTGCTGGGTGCGTTGCGCGCCATCGCACAGGCGCCCGTGCTCGACGGCGCGCTGCTGGACGTGAACCTGGGCGACGAGACCTCCTTCGCCGTCGTCGAAGCCCTGCGCGGACGCGGCGTGCCCATGCTCTTCCTCACCGGCTACGACGACAGCGCCCTGCCCGCCGCGTACAGCGCCATTCCACGCTGCCGCAAGCCGGTCGGTCTGTTCGACCTGGTGCGCGAACTGAGCAGCCTCGTCGTCCGCGCCGGCTGAATCCCTCATCGTCATCCGAACGTCGCGGTCGCCCGTGGCCGTCCCGACGAACGGTCATTGAGTTTTTTAGTTAGGACTCCTAACTTATCCGCCATGACGACGGACGACTCCCATCGCGAACAGGCCGCCGCCGGGCTGGAACAGCTGGCCTCGCTGGTGCGCGCGCAATCGTGGCGACCCGACGGCACGCCGTCGCTGCCGCCGACGCAGGCCGCCGTGTTGCGCATGCTCGCCGGAACGGCCACGCCGCTGCGCGCGCGCGAGATCGCCCAGCGCCTGGGCGTCACCGCGGCCAGCCTGAGCGACTCGCTGAAGGCACTGGAAAGCAAGGCTTGGATCGAACGCGAACCCGATCCCGACGATCGCCGCGCCGCGACCGTACGCCTCACCCGCAGCGGGCGCGCCACGGTGCGCCAGTTGCGCCATCCATCGCGTGGCATGGGAAGCCTGTTGCAAGGCCTGGACGAAGGTGACATCGGCGCGTTGCTGCGCGTGACCCAGCTGATGGTGCGCCAGGCGCAACGCCAGGGACTGGCGACCGGCGCGCGCACGTGTCTGGGATGTCGCTATTTCCAGCCCGATTCGACCGGCGATGCACGCCGTCCGCACTTCTGCGGCTTCGTGCAGCAGCCCTTCGGAGACCCCGAACTTCGCGCCGATTGCGACGACCAGTCGCCGGCCGATGAAACACAGATCGAAGCGAACGCCTTGCGCTTTCGCCGCCCCGTTCCGCCCTAGGCGGAAAAGTTGGGCGGCGCCCGACTGCCATCGGACGCCGCCCGGTTTCCCTTACCCACCCTGTAGAGCAAGCAAGAGGAGATTGAAGTATGCGCCAGAAGGCCGTTTTCTATCATGCCGGTTGCCCCGTGTGCGTCGATGCCGAGCGTCAGCTCGCCGTTTCGCTGGATCCGGCGCGTTTCGATGTCGAAGTCGTGCACCTGGGCGACGACAAGTCGCGCGTAGCTGAAGCCGAAGCCGCCGGTGTGCAATCCGTACCCGCGCTGGTGCTGGGCAGGCTGCCGCTGCACATCAACTTCGGCGCCTCCATCGCCGACCTGCGCTGAGGGCGATGCCATGAAAACCCTCTCCCTCACGCTGGCGCTCGCCGCCATGCTCGGTTTCGGCGCGGCGCACGCGCACGACGCCGCCAAGCACACCGGCGGCGTACAGACCAAGGCCGACAGCGCGCTCGTCGCCGACTTCGACATCGTCCACACCAAGATCACCACGCAGGGCAACATCGCCACGTTCCACATGGCCGTGTCCGGCAAGGCCGGCAAGAGCACGCCCGCCGCCACCGGCAAGCTCGCCGGCAGCGACGTGTTCTCGTATGTGTGGCCGACCACGATCGACCCGTACGAAGTCGGCTTCGAACGCGGCGCGGGCATCCTCGCGATGGCCGTCACCGCGCATCCGGATTTCGACGACACGCCGCTCTACGACGAAAACGGCGACGGCAAGCGCGACAACGACGGCAACCTGTGGCACAGCCATTGGGTCGTGCTGAAGCCCAACGAGGCCTGCGGTCCCGGCGCGCTGGGCGTGGTCGACATTCCCGAAGGCGCCAAGCCGCGCCTGCCGCGCACCTGGCCGGGCCTGCCGCTGCTGCTCGACAGCCCGGGCTGGAGCCCGACCCTCACCGGCGAGACGGTCGAGGTGAAGGTGCCGTTCGACGACATCGGCGTGGTCACCGCCGGTTCGTTCGACGGCGTCACCGCCGGCCTGCGCGTCAATGCTTCCGTGCATGCGCCGCTGCTGTGCGTGGTGGACGTGTTCAAGGTCGCCTCGGGCGATCTGAGCCTGCCCGGCAAGCCGAACCGCTGATGCGGACCGCCGGCCGTGCCGGCCGGCGCGTCTGCCCGCCCTGCTGTCATCCCCGCGAAGGCGGGGATCCAACTGCCCGACGTGTCACGCCTGCATCGAGCCGGCAACGTCTCGACGTTGGACTTCCGCCGTCACGGGAGTGACGAGCCCACACAAGGAACCCCGAATCCATGAACGCCCCACTCTCCCTCGCGCCCGCCTTGCAGGTCGAGCGCTGGTTCAACACCGATGCGACCATCACGCTCGAATCGCTGCGCGGCAAGGTCGTCGTACTGGAAGCCTTCCAGATGCTCTGCCCCGGCTGTGTCAGCCACGGCCTGCCGCAGGCGCAGCGCGTCGCGCAGACGTTCTCGCCCGACCAGGTCGCCGTGATCGGCCTGCACACCGTCTTCGAACACCACGAGGCGATGACGCCGGTCTCGCTGCAGGCGTTCCTGCACGAATACCGCATCGCCTTCCCGGTCGGCGTGGACCTGCCCGGCACCGACGGCCCGATCCCGCGCACCATGCGCGCCTACGCGATGCGCGGCACGCCGACGATGACGCTGATCGATGCGCAGGGCCGCATCCGTCACCAGCATTTCGGTCAGGTGAGCGATCTGGTGCTGGGCGCGCAGATCGCCTCGCTGATCGGCGAAGCAGCTGCGACGAGGACGCCGGAAACCGCGCCTGCCGCCGCCTGCGACGCGAACGGCTGCACGGTCTAGCCGACTTCGCCGCGCCGCTCAGGCGGCGGCGCGCAGCGAGTGGAACACGCGCAGGATCGCCGCCGCGCTGCGGGCGGCATCGTCCTCGCTGGTGGCCCAGTTCGACACCGAGATGCGCATCGCGCCCAGGCCCTGCCATGTCGTGCCACCGAGCCAGCAGGTGCCGTCGCGCTGCACGCCTTCGATGACGGCGCGCGTCAGCTCGTCGTCGTCGCCGAAGCGCACCAGCACCTGGTTGAGCACGACGTCGTTGAGGATGCGCACGCCTTCGGCCGCGCGCAGTACGTCGGCCATCTGGCGCGCGCGAGCGCAGCTGCGCTCGACAAGGTCCTGCACGCCGTCGCGGCCAAGCGCGCGCAGCGTCGCGTACACCGGCACGCCGCGCGCACGGCGGGAGAACTCCGGCACCCAGTCCACCGCATCGCGCTCCGGCCCCTTGGTCTGGATCAGGTACGCCGCCGCGGAGGTCATCGCGACACGATGATCTTCGGCGTGGCGGACCATCGCCACGCCGCAGTCGTAAGGCACGTTGAGCCACTTGTGCGCGTCGGTGGCCCAGGAATCGGCGAGTTCGATGCCGTCGGCGAACGCGCGCAGCGATGCGCTCGCGCGCGCCCACAATCCGAACGCGCCATCCACATGCAACCAGGCGCCGCGTTCACGCGTGACCTGGGCGATCTCGCGCAGCGGATCGAACGCACCGGTGTTCACGTTGCCGGCCTGCGCGCAGACGATGGTCGGCCCGTCGAGCCCGGCCAGCACCTCGCGCAGATGATCGGCGCGCATGCGGCCCTGTGCGTCGCTGTCGACGCGATGCACGTTGCGCGTGCCCAGACCCAGGTAGCGCAGCGCGACGTCAATGGTGATGTGCGATTCGGCCGACGCGACGACGTGCAGGCGCGGCGCGCCCTGCAATCCGTCGGCTTCCACGTCCCAGCCGACGCGGCGCAGCACGTGATGGCGCGCGGCGGCCAGGCAGGTGAAGTTCGCCATCTGGCAGCCGGTGACGAAGCCCACCCCGCTCTCGCGCGGCAGGTCGAACAGGTCCAGTAGCCACTGCCCGGCCACTTCTTCCAGCACCGACACCAGCGGCGAGATCGCATAGATGCCGGCGTTCTGATCCCACGTGGACACCAGCCAGTCCGCGGCCAGCGCGACCGGGTACGCGCCGCCGATCACGAAGCCGAAATAGCGCGGAGAATTGCACGCCACCGCGCCGCGCTCGGCCTGCGTGGCGAGCAGGTCGATGACGTCGCCGCCTTCGTCGCCCTTGTCCGGCAGCGAGCTGTGCAGCGCGGCAAGCAGCTCGTCGCGACCGGCGCGCGCGCCGACGTGACGGTCGGGCAGTCGTCGCAGGTAACGGGCGGCGTGTGCACGCGCGTTGTCCAGGTACGCGTCGAACACGGCGGACTGGAAGCGATCGGTGGCCATGGGGCATCGTCCTCGGGGCGAGGCCCGCAGGATAGGGCCGCGCCGCGAGAGCGCCGTTAAATCCCCGTTCGTTCGCGCAGGGGCGCTAACCTCCCTTCGACGCGCACGGCACGGAGGCCCAAGGGCCATGCATCCGCCTCCCCCGCAGGCCATCGTCGACCGGCTGCGACTGGTCTGCCTGGACCTGCCCGACGCCGTGGAGGAAGCGGCCTGGACCGGCACGCGCTGGTGCATCTCGCGCAAGAACTTCGCGCACGCGGTGATGATCGACGAGGGCTGGCCGCCGGCGTACGCGAAGGCCGCCGGTTCCGACGGCCCGCTGTGCGTGCTGACCTTCCGCACACCGCGACCGGCCGCGGAGGTCGCGCGCTTCGCCCGGCCACCGTATTTCCTGCCGCGCTGGTGGCCGGACATCGTCGGCATGGTGCTGGATGCTCGCACCGAGTGGGACGATGTGGAGC encodes:
- a CDS encoding MarR family transcriptional regulator, giving the protein MTTDDSHREQAAAGLEQLASLVRAQSWRPDGTPSLPPTQAAVLRMLAGTATPLRAREIAQRLGVTAASLSDSLKALESKAWIEREPDPDDRRAATVRLTRSGRATVRQLRHPSRGMGSLLQGLDEGDIGALLRVTQLMVRQAQRQGLATGARTCLGCRYFQPDSTGDARRPHFCGFVQQPFGDPELRADCDDQSPADETQIEANALRFRRPVPP
- a CDS encoding redoxin domain-containing protein, with translation MNAPLSLAPALQVERWFNTDATITLESLRGKVVVLEAFQMLCPGCVSHGLPQAQRVAQTFSPDQVAVIGLHTVFEHHEAMTPVSLQAFLHEYRIAFPVGVDLPGTDGPIPRTMRAYAMRGTPTMTLIDAQGRIRHQHFGQVSDLVLGAQIASLIGEAAATRTPETAPAAACDANGCTV
- a CDS encoding thioredoxin family protein; amino-acid sequence: MRQKAVFYHAGCPVCVDAERQLAVSLDPARFDVEVVHLGDDKSRVAEAEAAGVQSVPALVLGRLPLHINFGASIADLR
- a CDS encoding aminotransferase class V-fold PLP-dependent enzyme — protein: MATDRFQSAVFDAYLDNARAHAARYLRRLPDRHVGARAGRDELLAALHSSLPDKGDEGGDVIDLLATQAERGAVACNSPRYFGFVIGGAYPVALAADWLVSTWDQNAGIYAISPLVSVLEEVAGQWLLDLFDLPRESGVGFVTGCQMANFTCLAAARHHVLRRVGWDVEADGLQGAPRLHVVASAESHITIDVALRYLGLGTRNVHRVDSDAQGRMRADHLREVLAGLDGPTIVCAQAGNVNTGAFDPLREIAQVTRERGAWLHVDGAFGLWARASASLRAFADGIELADSWATDAHKWLNVPYDCGVAMVRHAEDHRVAMTSAAAYLIQTKGPERDAVDWVPEFSRRARGVPVYATLRALGRDGVQDLVERSCARARQMADVLRAAEGVRILNDVVLNQVLVRFGDDDELTRAVIEGVQRDGTCWLGGTTWQGLGAMRISVSNWATSEDDAARSAAAILRVFHSLRAAA